A genomic stretch from Malus domestica chromosome 15, GDT2T_hap1 includes:
- the LOC103438718 gene encoding uncharacterized protein: MENVMSKLRNLDAYPKINEDFYSRTLSGGVITLASSIVMLLLFLSELQLYLHAVTESKLVVDTSRGETLRINFDVTFAALPCSILSLDAMDISGEQHLDVKHDIIKKRLDSHGNVIESRPDVIGAPKIDKPLQRHGGRLEHNETYCGSCYGAEAADEDCCNSCEDVREAYRKKGWAISNPDLIDQCKREGFLQRIKDEEGEGCNIYGFLEVNKVAGNFHFAPGKSFQQSNVHVHDLLAFQKDSFNISHTINRLSFGDYFPGVVNPLDGVHWTQDNPSGMYQYFIKVVPTVYTDVSGHTIQSNQFSVTEHYRGTEMGNLQFLPGVFFFYDLSPIKVTFTEEHISFLHFLTNVCAIVGGVFTVSGILDSFIYHGQKAIKKKMEIGKFS; the protein is encoded by the exons atggagaacgTAATGAGCAAGCTTCGGAATTTGGATGCTTACCCAAAAATCAACGAAGATTTCTACAGTCGTACACTCTCCGGCGGCGTTATCACTCTCGCTTCCTCCATCGTCATGCTCCTGCTCTTCCTCTCCGAGCTTC AGTTATATCTCCATGCGGTAACGGAATCAAAGCTTGTGGTCGATACTTCTAGAGGCGAAACCTTACGAATCAAT TTTGATGTAACTTTTGCTGCCCTCCCTTGTTCTATACTAAGTCTCGATGCCATGGACATCAGTGGCGAGCAGCACCTAGATGTA AAACATGACATTATCAAAAAAAGATTAGACTCCCATGGAAATGTGATAGAATCAAGGCCAGATGTTATTGGTGCACCCAAG ATTGACAAGCCCTTACAGAGACATGGTGGAAGGCTTGAGCATAATGAGACATACTGTGGTTCCTGTTATGGTGCAGAAGCG GCTGATGAGGATTGTTGTAATTCATGTGAAGATGTCCGTGAAGCTTACCGAAAGAAAGGTTGGGCAATATCAAATCCAGATTTGATTGACCAG TGTAAAAGAGAAGGCTTTCTGCAAAGAATTAAAGATGAAGAAGGTGAAGGGTGCAATATTTATGGTTTTTTGGAAGTCAACAAGGTAGCTGGGAACTTCCATTTTGCACCTGGGAAAAGCTTTCAACAATCAAATGTTCATGTGCATGATCTGCTGGCATTTCAAAAGGATAGTTTCAAT ATTAGTCACACAATCAACAGATTGTCTTTTGGAGACTATTTCCCTGGTGTTGTAAATCCTCTTGATGG TGTGCACTGGACACAAGACAACCCAAGTGGGATGTATCAATACTTTATCAAG gttgTACCCACTGTGTATACAGATGTGAGTGGGCACACTATCCAGTCAAATCAG TTCTCTGTAACTGAACATTATAGGGGTACAGAAATGGGCAACCTTCAGTTCCTTCCTGGAGTGTTTTTCTTCTATGATCTTTCTCCCATAAAG GTAACTTTCACAGAGGAGCATatttcattcttgcacttcctGACCAACGTTTGTGCCATAGTAGGAG